In one Agathobacter rectalis ATCC 33656 genomic region, the following are encoded:
- a CDS encoding patatin-like phospholipase family protein, with product MSDERCALVLEGGAMRGMYTAGVLDCFMDHDISFDAVIGVSAGALFGVNLLSKQRGRVIRYNKRFNSDKNYMGIRPLLREKNIVSTKYAYDTVPRELDPFDDEEYKKSDIPFYAVVTNIRTGKPEYVQIKSVFDQMDVLRASGSMPVVSKPVKLGNEWYLDGAVTDSIPYEHMLDMGYDRVVVVLTKPADYIKKPMPRLFTSVYKKRFPRFYEAFSNRHIMYNYQLEHLKELEKQGIAEVLRPSEHIKISKVEKDPNKLESLYQLGLRDAKRLLADKQGMEKQ from the coding sequence ATGAGTGATGAAAGATGCGCCCTCGTGCTTGAGGGTGGAGCCATGAGAGGTATGTATACAGCCGGAGTACTCGACTGTTTTATGGACCATGATATTAGCTTTGATGCTGTTATCGGTGTTTCGGCGGGAGCACTTTTTGGAGTGAATCTGCTGTCAAAGCAGCGCGGCAGGGTTATACGATACAATAAGAGGTTTAACAGTGACAAAAATTATATGGGTATCAGACCGCTTCTTCGGGAGAAAAACATAGTGAGCACGAAATATGCCTATGATACAGTACCAAGAGAGCTTGACCCGTTTGATGATGAGGAATATAAGAAGTCGGATATCCCATTTTATGCGGTTGTGACGAATATCAGGACAGGTAAGCCTGAATATGTGCAGATAAAGAGTGTCTTTGACCAGATGGATGTGCTCAGGGCATCGGGCTCCATGCCTGTAGTGTCGAAGCCTGTGAAGCTGGGGAATGAGTGGTATCTGGATGGCGCGGTGACGGACAGTATTCCATATGAGCATATGCTTGATATGGGATATGACAGAGTGGTTGTCGTGCTGACAAAGCCGGCAGACTATATAAAAAAACCTATGCCAAGGTTATTTACATCGGTATACAAAAAGCGTTTTCCGAGGTTTTATGAGGCATTTTCAAACAGGCATATCATGTACAATTATCAGCTTGAGCATCTTAAGGAGCTTGAAAAGCAGGGCATTGCCGAGGTGTTAAGGCCGTCGGAGCACATTAAAATAAGCAAGGTAGAAAAGGATCCTAATAAGCTTGAGAGCCTGTATCAGCTTGGATTACGTGATGCCAAGAGGCTTTTAGCCGATAAGCAAGGGATGGAGAAGCAGTAA
- a CDS encoding D-alanyl-D-alanine carboxypeptidase family protein, giving the protein MKHKIINLKKSGILIMAVFAMVTTLCARPLMAFADGDDTYWPEGPQINSPCAVVMEVNTGTVLYEKNSHEKHYPASITKILTTYLTILNCKMDEKVTFSKEAVKESSDGSSSIKRDVGEEMTMEQTLYGVMLESANECAYAAAEHTGKKLGGDYSTFIDLMNKEAKELGCTDTHFNNANGLPDENHWTSAYDMGLISCAAYRNDEFRKITGTKTYIIPPTNKHTEDTPLYNHHAMLHPFKSYSQFVNHDCTGGKTGYTSVANSTLVTYAEKDGLTLCVVIMNAQSPDQYADTNTLLNYYFSNFKALSIAENENSAAADNTPDLGVMNEHGMYAKVSENYVVLPNNADFSSIKREAADMKSDNKDALATVRYKYGDHVVGCVDLLKSGAKVDLSYFDENSRQNVESDIIRIKPVYFLWVLVLIAVIILSIFMIRRISDNIYVLKHKWSIKKEQRERFREHKLERKQRRRRDNLKFSGRHKY; this is encoded by the coding sequence ATGAAGCATAAAATTATAAATTTAAAAAAATCAGGAATACTAATAATGGCAGTGTTTGCTATGGTCACTACGCTTTGTGCGAGACCGCTTATGGCATTTGCGGATGGTGATGACACGTACTGGCCGGAGGGACCGCAGATAAATTCACCGTGCGCCGTGGTGATGGAGGTCAATACAGGTACGGTGCTATATGAGAAAAATTCACACGAAAAGCATTATCCTGCAAGTATCACAAAGATCCTCACCACATATCTGACTATACTCAACTGCAAGATGGATGAGAAGGTTACATTCTCAAAAGAGGCGGTGAAGGAGAGCAGTGATGGTTCGTCGAGCATCAAGAGGGATGTGGGCGAGGAGATGACCATGGAGCAGACACTATATGGAGTTATGCTTGAGTCGGCAAACGAGTGCGCATATGCTGCAGCAGAGCATACAGGCAAAAAGCTTGGGGGAGATTACAGCACATTTATTGATCTGATGAACAAGGAAGCCAAAGAATTAGGCTGTACAGATACACATTTCAACAATGCAAATGGTCTGCCCGATGAAAATCACTGGACAAGCGCATACGATATGGGGCTTATCTCGTGTGCAGCATACAGAAATGACGAGTTTCGAAAGATTACAGGCACAAAGACCTATATCATACCACCTACAAACAAGCATACTGAGGATACCCCGCTGTACAATCATCATGCGATGCTGCATCCATTTAAGTCGTATTCACAGTTTGTAAATCATGATTGTACCGGCGGCAAGACCGGCTACACTTCAGTGGCTAACAGCACGCTTGTCACTTATGCGGAGAAGGATGGCCTGACGCTGTGCGTGGTTATTATGAATGCACAGTCGCCTGACCAGTATGCAGACACAAACACGCTGCTCAATTACTATTTCAGTAACTTCAAGGCACTAAGCATAGCTGAAAATGAAAACAGCGCAGCTGCTGACAATACGCCGGATCTGGGCGTGATGAATGAGCACGGCATGTATGCAAAGGTATCGGAAAACTATGTTGTTTTGCCAAACAATGCGGATTTTTCTAGCATTAAAAGGGAAGCTGCTGACATGAAGTCCGACAACAAGGATGCTCTTGCTACGGTCAGATACAAGTATGGTGATCATGTGGTAGGCTGTGTGGATCTGCTGAAATCAGGAGCAAAGGTCGATCTGTCGTACTTTGATGAGAACAGCAGACAGAACGTGGAAAGTGATATAATAAGGATAAAGCCGGTATATTTTCTCTGGGTGCTCGTACTTATCGCAGTGATTATTCTGAGCATTTTCATGATTAGAAGAATATCAGACAATATATATGTGTTGAAACACAAATGGAGCATTAAGAAGGAGCAGCGCGAGCGCTTCAGGGAGCACAAGCTTGAGAGAAAACAGCGCAGAAGGAGAGACAATCTGAAGTTCAGCGGTCGACATAAATATTAA
- the trmB gene encoding tRNA (guanosine(46)-N7)-methyltransferase TrmB: MRLRNIPGAGEVIDNSPYCIKEPVELKGKWHDFLGNNNPIHIEVGMGKGRFLMDLARLHPEINYIGIERYTSVLLRAVQKMQEDELPNVHFLCIDAATLPDIFDRNEVDRIYLNFSDPWPKDRHARRRLTSSEFLARYDLFLAPDGRIEFKTDNQDLFTFSLEEIESSDKWHLDASTRDLHHDAAMNEGNIMTEYEEKFSAVGNPICKLIASR; the protein is encoded by the coding sequence ATGAGACTTAGAAATATCCCTGGCGCCGGTGAAGTCATCGACAACAGCCCTTATTGCATAAAGGAGCCTGTTGAATTAAAAGGAAAATGGCATGATTTTTTAGGAAACAATAATCCGATTCATATAGAGGTTGGTATGGGAAAGGGCAGATTTCTGATGGATCTGGCACGGCTTCATCCCGAGATTAACTATATAGGTATCGAACGATATACCAGTGTGCTTCTTCGTGCTGTACAAAAAATGCAGGAGGACGAGCTGCCAAATGTGCACTTTTTGTGCATTGATGCCGCAACTCTTCCGGATATTTTTGACCGTAATGAGGTTGACCGCATTTACCTGAACTTTTCCGATCCATGGCCGAAGGACAGGCACGCAAGAAGACGCCTCACCTCAAGCGAATTTCTTGCCAGATATGATTTGTTTCTCGCACCTGACGGACGCATAGAGTTCAAGACTGACAACCAGGACCTCTTCACCTTCTCTCTGGAAGAGATTGAAAGCTCTGATAAATGGCACCTCGACGCCAGTACACGCGACCTGCATCATGATGCTGCAATGAATGAGGGCAACATCATGACCGAGTACGAGGAGAAATTCTCTGCTGTCGGAAACCCTATCTGCAAGCTGATTGCTTCAAGATAA
- a CDS encoding tetratricopeptide repeat protein: MMNGVDKYSTDNIADNEMIIAVDDVVKKDYDSAVVRIKKALARLKSTGHVEKYAEYLNILGLVYELENDESKAFECYLESLATAEIIRSRDLKAMVYSNISSSYSKMGRDKEAQRYFNDARDEYDSSSEKSEECHKSWVMFDYINHAINDRYVALS, translated from the coding sequence ATGATGAATGGGGTAGACAAATATTCAACAGACAATATAGCGGATAACGAAATGATAATTGCAGTAGATGACGTGGTAAAGAAGGACTATGACAGTGCGGTTGTACGTATAAAGAAAGCGCTTGCGCGCTTGAAGAGCACCGGTCACGTGGAAAAATATGCAGAGTATCTCAATATCCTGGGATTGGTATATGAGCTTGAGAACGATGAGTCAAAAGCCTTTGAATGTTATCTGGAGAGCCTTGCCACGGCAGAAATTATCCGCTCGAGAGATCTTAAGGCTATGGTTTACAGTAATATCAGTTCAAGCTATAGCAAGATGGGAAGAGATAAGGAAGCGCAGAGATATTTCAACGATGCCAGAGACGAATATGACAGTTCCTCAGAAAAATCTGAAGAATGTCATAAAAGCTGGGTCATGTTTGACTATATAAATCATGCGATTAACGACAGATATGTTGCATTATCTTGA
- the pepT gene encoding peptidase T has protein sequence MKVEERLLKYVGYHTTSDEASDKIPSSDREFALARELESELKELGLSKVVLTDHCYVYGLLPATAGMEHKKAVGFIAHMDTAPDFSGENVKPQLLRHYDGSDVLLRGSGEYLRVSDFPELKALTGRTLITTDGTTLLGADDKAGVAEIMTALEQIIAEGTPHGDIWVGFTPDEEVGKGADLFDLDYFEADFAYTVDGDYEGEVAYENFNAASAEFTIKGVNVHPGEAKDIMVNAALVGCEIAAALPANETPATTEGREGFYHLCDMSGDVASAHLSYIVRDHDKALFAKRLDTLRSLEIEMNKKYGEGTVSLTITHSYENMLSIIMDNMYIIDLAKAAIEENGLEPLSRPVRGGTDGARLSFMGLPCPNLGTGGYGFHGPFEHISVEGMETAVNIIKSIVKHVLMLADA, from the coding sequence ATGAAAGTAGAAGAAAGATTATTAAAATATGTGGGCTATCACACCACATCTGATGAAGCAAGTGATAAAATACCAAGCAGTGACAGGGAATTTGCACTCGCAAGAGAGCTTGAGTCAGAGCTTAAGGAGCTTGGCTTATCCAAGGTTGTGCTCACTGACCATTGTTACGTGTATGGTCTACTGCCTGCCACTGCCGGCATGGAACACAAAAAAGCGGTCGGATTTATTGCACATATGGATACTGCTCCTGATTTTTCCGGGGAAAATGTCAAGCCACAGCTGCTGCGTCACTATGACGGAAGCGATGTGTTGCTTAGAGGCAGTGGCGAATACCTGAGAGTAAGCGATTTTCCTGAGCTTAAAGCCCTCACCGGACGCACTCTCATTACCACAGATGGCACTACCCTGCTTGGTGCCGATGACAAGGCCGGTGTGGCTGAGATTATGACCGCCTTAGAGCAGATTATCGCAGAGGGCACTCCTCACGGCGATATCTGGGTTGGATTTACCCCTGATGAAGAGGTCGGAAAGGGTGCGGATTTGTTTGATCTGGACTATTTCGAGGCAGATTTTGCCTACACCGTGGACGGTGATTACGAGGGCGAGGTGGCCTATGAAAACTTTAATGCCGCAAGCGCTGAATTTACCATAAAGGGCGTCAACGTGCATCCGGGCGAAGCAAAGGACATTATGGTCAATGCTGCTTTGGTTGGCTGCGAGATTGCCGCAGCGCTGCCTGCAAACGAGACTCCTGCCACAACTGAGGGCAGAGAGGGCTTTTACCATCTGTGTGATATGAGCGGTGATGTAGCATCAGCCCATCTGTCATATATTGTGCGCGACCACGACAAGGCTCTTTTTGCTAAAAGACTTGATACTCTCCGCTCTCTTGAGATAGAGATGAACAAAAAATATGGTGAGGGCACTGTTTCTTTGACTATCACCCACTCCTACGAGAATATGCTTTCAATCATAATGGACAACATGTACATTATCGACCTGGCTAAGGCTGCTATAGAGGAAAACGGTCTAGAGCCGCTATCACGCCCGGTTCGCGGCGGTACAGACGGCGCACGTTTATCCTTCATGGGACTTCCTTGTCCAAACCTCGGTACCGGCGGCTACGGCTTCCACGGCCCATTTGAGCACATATCAGTGGAGGGTATGGAGACTGCGGTTAATATAATCAAATCAATTGTGAAGCATGTGCTGATGCTGGCTGACGCGTAA